One stretch of Cedecea neteri DNA includes these proteins:
- a CDS encoding class I SAM-dependent methyltransferase — translation MTQNIYDDPAFFAGYATLDRSIKGLDGAPEWAKVQAMLPPLAGKQVLDLGCGYGWFCRYARDAGAAKTVGLDVSTLMLAKAREMTEGAGIEYRQEDLATLQLPANSLDLAYSSLALHYLEDIRPLFATLYQALVPGGKLVFTAEHPIYTAPLEQAWLKDQAGQRSWPVNHYQQEGVRISNWFAEGVKKQHRKLASWINALIESGFVLEKLDEWGPEAEQIALNPALAEEAERPMIFLLAAGKPQR, via the coding sequence ATGACGCAAAATATCTATGACGATCCGGCATTTTTTGCCGGTTATGCCACGCTGGACCGCTCAATAAAGGGTCTGGATGGCGCGCCTGAGTGGGCAAAAGTCCAGGCTATGCTGCCGCCGCTGGCGGGCAAGCAGGTGCTGGATTTGGGCTGCGGCTACGGCTGGTTCTGCCGCTATGCGCGTGATGCCGGTGCAGCAAAAACGGTCGGGCTGGATGTTTCCACCCTCATGCTGGCGAAAGCTCGTGAAATGACCGAAGGGGCGGGCATTGAGTACCGGCAGGAAGATCTTGCCACGCTGCAGCTTCCGGCGAACAGTCTCGATTTAGCCTACAGCTCGCTGGCGCTCCACTATCTGGAGGATATTCGCCCGCTGTTCGCCACGCTTTACCAGGCGCTGGTGCCGGGCGGCAAGCTAGTCTTTACCGCCGAACACCCGATCTATACCGCGCCGCTGGAGCAGGCCTGGCTTAAGGATCAGGCGGGGCAGCGCAGCTGGCCGGTAAATCATTATCAGCAGGAGGGCGTGCGCATCAGCAACTGGTTTGCCGAAGGCGTTAAAAAACAGCATCGCAAACTGGCCAGCTGGATAAATGCCCTGATTGAGAGCGGCTTTGTGCTTGAAAAACTGGACGAATGGGGCCCGGAAGCCGAACAAATAGCCCTTAATCCCGCCCTGGCAGAAGAGGCCGAACGGCCAATGATCTTCCTGCTCGCGGCCGGTAAACCTCAGCGCTAG
- the yohP gene encoding small membrane protein YohP, translating into MKIILWAILIIFLIGLLVVTGVFKMIF; encoded by the coding sequence ATGAAAATTATTTTATGGGCCATTCTGATCATCTTCCTCATTGGGCTGCTGGTGGTGACCGGCGTATTCAAAATGATCTTTTAA
- a CDS encoding LysR family transcriptional regulator — MTIKENDFRKIDLNLLIAFAVLFREQSVSLAADKLHLGQPAVSGALARLRDMFDDPLFIRSGHRMQPTARASELHTELMPLLEQLQSALFQQAEFCPASAKATVTIGMTDWVEMWLMPKLIPALKQDAPGMRINVVASDPFTDAQRLEGGELDMSISVANQSARWLEREVLTSMGFVTLWQPQQVEASASLSLEEYVAHQHVLVSYREANSSQIGTLLAKLGQTRHVSYTTPHFAALPGLLMQMPALATVPAGLSESWQKTWGLTASPVPVEIPPFEVALLWHQRHNSDAALMWLRGFIQRLVNVA; from the coding sequence ATGACTATCAAAGAAAATGATTTCCGCAAAATCGATCTTAATTTGCTGATCGCTTTTGCGGTGCTGTTCCGCGAGCAAAGCGTGTCGCTGGCGGCCGACAAGCTGCACCTCGGGCAGCCCGCAGTGAGCGGCGCGCTGGCAAGGCTGCGTGATATGTTCGACGACCCGCTGTTTATCCGCAGCGGCCACCGCATGCAGCCCACCGCCCGCGCAAGCGAACTGCACACCGAGCTGATGCCCCTGCTGGAGCAGCTGCAAAGTGCCCTTTTCCAGCAGGCGGAATTCTGCCCGGCCAGCGCCAAAGCGACCGTCACCATCGGCATGACCGACTGGGTTGAAATGTGGCTGATGCCAAAACTCATCCCCGCGCTGAAACAGGATGCGCCGGGCATGCGCATTAACGTCGTGGCAAGCGATCCGTTTACCGATGCTCAAAGGCTGGAAGGCGGCGAGCTGGATATGTCGATAAGCGTGGCGAATCAAAGCGCCCGCTGGCTGGAGCGGGAGGTGCTGACCAGCATGGGTTTTGTGACGCTCTGGCAACCGCAGCAAGTAGAGGCCAGCGCTTCGCTGTCGCTGGAAGAGTACGTAGCCCATCAGCACGTGCTGGTCAGCTATCGCGAAGCCAACAGCAGCCAGATAGGCACTCTGCTGGCGAAGCTCGGGCAGACGCGCCACGTCAGCTACACTACGCCGCATTTTGCCGCGCTGCCGGGCCTGCTGATGCAAATGCCCGCGCTGGCAACCGTGCCTGCGGGGCTGTCAGAGAGCTGGCAGAAAACCTGGGGGCTGACTGCCAGCCCGGTTCCCGTTGAAATACCGCCGTTTGAGGTCGCTCTGCTCTGGCATCAGCGCCATAACAGCGACGCCGCGCTGATGTGGCTGCGCGGGTTTATTCAGCGGCTGGTGAATGTCGCCTGA
- a CDS encoding glycoside hydrolase family 1 protein has product MTAFPKTFLWGGAIAANQVEGAWQEDGKGISTSDVMQQGVFGAQKERVPGDSGIKDIAIDFYHRYPQDVALFAEMGFSCLRISIAWTRIFPQGDELEPNEAGLAFYDKLFDELAQHGIQPMVTLSHYEMPWGLVKQYGGWGNRKVIDCFERYARCVFSRYQHKVKLWLTFNEINMSLHAPLTGVGLEGEPEKGAVYQAIHHQLVASSLAVKACHEIIPDAKIGNMLLGGLMYPLTCKPDDVLETLQENRSWLFFGDVQCRGCYPGYMLRYFRDNGIQLEISENDREILKNTVDFISFSYYMTGCVTADEELNAKARGNILSMVPNPHLASSEWGWQIDPVGLRILLNTLWDRYQKPLFIVENGLGAKDKPEADGTINDDYRISYLNDHLVQVGEAIEDGVEMLGYTSWGPIDLVSASKAELSKRYGFIYVDRDDQGNGSLARSRKKSFHWYKEVIATNGGSLKR; this is encoded by the coding sequence ATGACAGCATTTCCGAAGACATTTCTGTGGGGCGGCGCTATTGCCGCCAATCAGGTCGAAGGCGCGTGGCAGGAGGACGGGAAGGGCATTTCTACCTCGGACGTCATGCAGCAGGGGGTTTTTGGCGCGCAGAAGGAGCGCGTGCCGGGGGATAGCGGGATCAAAGACATCGCCATCGATTTCTACCATCGTTACCCGCAGGATGTTGCGCTGTTTGCCGAAATGGGGTTCAGCTGCCTGCGAATTTCTATCGCCTGGACGCGTATCTTCCCGCAGGGCGACGAGCTTGAGCCGAACGAGGCCGGGCTGGCGTTTTACGACAAGCTGTTTGATGAGCTGGCGCAGCACGGCATTCAGCCGATGGTGACCTTGTCCCACTACGAAATGCCGTGGGGCCTGGTTAAGCAATACGGCGGCTGGGGCAATCGCAAAGTTATTGACTGCTTCGAACGCTATGCGCGCTGCGTTTTCAGCCGCTATCAGCACAAGGTAAAGCTGTGGCTGACGTTCAATGAGATCAACATGTCGCTGCACGCGCCGCTGACCGGCGTTGGGCTTGAAGGCGAGCCGGAGAAAGGCGCAGTTTACCAGGCTATTCATCACCAGCTGGTTGCCAGCAGCCTGGCGGTTAAGGCCTGCCATGAAATCATTCCTGACGCAAAAATTGGCAATATGCTGCTGGGTGGCCTGATGTACCCGCTCACCTGCAAGCCAGACGACGTGCTGGAAACGCTGCAGGAAAACCGTAGCTGGTTATTTTTCGGCGACGTTCAGTGCCGGGGCTGCTATCCGGGCTATATGCTGCGCTATTTCCGTGATAACGGCATTCAGCTTGAAATCAGCGAGAACGATCGTGAGATCCTGAAAAATACCGTCGATTTTATCTCGTTTAGCTACTACATGACCGGCTGCGTCACGGCGGATGAAGAGCTTAACGCAAAGGCGCGAGGCAACATTCTCAGCATGGTGCCGAACCCGCATCTGGCAAGCTCCGAGTGGGGCTGGCAGATTGATCCGGTAGGGCTACGCATTTTGCTCAACACGCTGTGGGATCGCTATCAGAAGCCGCTGTTTATCGTTGAAAACGGCCTGGGGGCGAAAGACAAACCCGAAGCCGACGGTACGATCAACGATGACTATCGCATCAGCTATCTGAACGACCATCTGGTGCAGGTGGGCGAGGCAATTGAGGACGGTGTAGAAATGCTGGGTTACACCAGCTGGGGGCCTATCGACCTGGTCAGCGCCTCGAAGGCCGAGCTGTCGAAGCGCTACGGGTTTATCTATGTGGACCGTGATGACCAGGGAAATGGCTCGCTGGCGCGTTCAAGAAAGAAAAGCTTCCACTGGTACAAAGAGGTTATTGCCACCAACGGCGGCAGCCTCAAGCGCTAA
- the bglF gene encoding PTS beta-glucoside transporter subunit IIABC, with amino-acid sequence MDYQGLAQDILKHVGGKANIVSLVHCATRLRFKLKDNALADAGLKNNPGVIMVVESGGQFQVVIGNHVHDVYSAVCLAAGINEDASPQESKGEKNNPLNRLIDIVSAIFTPFLGVMAASGILKGMLSLSVVCGWLNTESATYKIWFAASDSLFYFFPLVLGYTAGKKFGGSPFLTMAIGGALTHPLITQAFEAASQPERFLGIPVTFINYSSSVIPIIFAAWASCWLEKRCNKVFPAAMKNFFTPLVCLGVVVPLTFLVIGPAATWLSQMLAHGYQAIYAFAPWLAGTVMGAIWQICVIFGLHWGLVPIMINNLSVLGHDTLMPLLLPAVMGQVGATLGVFLSTRDAKLKVLSGSAVTAGLFGITEPAVYGVTLPNRRPFIFGCIAGGIGGAIVGFSQSNLYSFGLASIFSLAQMLPPGGMDSTVWGAIIGTVLSLVLACGLTWAFGLPRSVQSASLPTAIAGDDSILAPMSGTVLEMDQVPDATFAGGLLGKGAAIIPLNNEVRAPFYGEVASLFQTRHAIGLLSDSGIEVLIHVGIDTVKLDGQHFTAHVQPGDKIKPGDLLIEFDREAILAAGYDLATPIIVSNSDDYQGVTRVAQQSTLNSGMPFLTVER; translated from the coding sequence ATGGACTATCAAGGGCTGGCGCAGGACATTCTGAAGCATGTCGGCGGGAAGGCGAACATCGTTAGCCTGGTGCACTGTGCGACCAGGCTGCGCTTTAAGCTGAAAGACAACGCCCTCGCGGACGCCGGGCTAAAGAATAATCCCGGCGTTATCATGGTAGTGGAGAGCGGTGGGCAATTTCAGGTGGTGATTGGCAACCACGTGCACGATGTTTATTCGGCAGTGTGTCTGGCTGCGGGCATCAATGAAGACGCCTCGCCACAGGAAAGCAAAGGGGAAAAAAACAATCCTTTGAACCGGCTGATCGACATTGTTTCGGCTATTTTTACACCTTTCCTTGGCGTTATGGCCGCCTCCGGTATTCTCAAGGGGATGCTGTCGCTTAGCGTCGTTTGTGGCTGGCTGAATACCGAATCCGCTACCTATAAAATCTGGTTTGCGGCCAGTGATTCGCTGTTTTATTTCTTCCCGTTGGTTCTGGGCTACACGGCCGGGAAAAAATTTGGCGGCAGCCCGTTCCTGACCATGGCCATAGGCGGGGCTTTAACGCACCCTCTGATTACTCAGGCTTTTGAAGCCGCATCCCAGCCGGAACGTTTTCTTGGTATTCCGGTGACCTTTATCAACTACAGCTCGTCTGTCATCCCGATTATCTTTGCCGCCTGGGCCAGCTGCTGGCTCGAAAAGCGCTGCAATAAGGTATTCCCGGCGGCGATGAAGAATTTTTTCACCCCTCTGGTCTGCCTGGGCGTCGTGGTTCCGCTTACGTTTCTGGTGATTGGCCCGGCGGCAACCTGGCTTAGCCAGATGCTGGCACACGGCTATCAGGCTATTTACGCCTTTGCACCGTGGCTGGCGGGAACCGTGATGGGGGCTATCTGGCAGATCTGCGTGATCTTCGGCCTGCACTGGGGGCTGGTGCCCATCATGATCAACAACCTCAGCGTGCTGGGTCACGACACGCTGATGCCGCTCCTGCTTCCGGCGGTGATGGGGCAGGTGGGGGCCACGCTCGGGGTCTTCCTCTCCACGCGAGACGCCAAACTTAAAGTGCTGTCAGGCTCGGCGGTCACCGCTGGGCTCTTTGGCATAACAGAACCCGCTGTATATGGCGTGACGTTGCCCAATCGCCGCCCCTTCATTTTTGGCTGTATTGCGGGGGGCATCGGCGGGGCTATCGTCGGCTTTAGCCAGAGCAACCTCTACTCCTTCGGGCTGGCGAGCATTTTCAGCCTGGCGCAAATGCTGCCTCCTGGCGGCATGGACAGCACCGTCTGGGGCGCGATTATCGGTACCGTACTGTCGCTGGTGCTGGCCTGCGGGTTGACCTGGGCCTTTGGCCTGCCGCGCAGCGTGCAGTCCGCTTCATTACCAACGGCCATAGCCGGAGATGACAGCATTCTGGCCCCGATGAGCGGCACCGTGCTGGAGATGGACCAGGTCCCTGACGCCACTTTTGCCGGGGGATTGTTAGGCAAGGGCGCGGCCATCATTCCGCTGAACAATGAAGTCCGCGCGCCGTTTTACGGTGAGGTTGCCTCGCTGTTCCAGACTCGCCACGCCATTGGCCTGCTGAGCGACAGCGGTATCGAAGTTTTAATCCACGTTGGTATCGACACGGTGAAGCTGGATGGACAGCACTTCACCGCACACGTCCAGCCGGGGGACAAAATTAAACCCGGCGATCTGCTGATTGAATTCGACCGCGAGGCGATCCTTGCCGCCGGGTACGATCTCGCCACGCCGATAATCGTCAGCAATAGCGATGATTACCAGGGTGTGACGCGCGTGGCGCAGCAGTCCACCCTCAATTCAGGTATGCCGTTCCTGACGGTAGAACGTTAA
- the bglG gene encoding transcriptional antiterminator BglG yields MEIAKILNNNVVVILDEHQREQVVMGKGLGFQKQPGDSLDRSKIEKVFALQSDELVARLSELLNQIPLEVMTACDRIIQLARERLGKLQESLYISLTDHCHFAIERQKKGMAIRNVLLWEIKRLYPREFSLGVEALGIIDQRLGVRLAEDEAGFIALHLVTAQLAGEMPEVMDVTRVMQEILHIVKYQLQIEYQEESLSYQRFVTHLKFFAQRMLNRTTVADDDETLHVAVKENYPLAWRCAEKLQRHLAKSYQRELTNEEIMFLAIHIERVRKESQKA; encoded by the coding sequence ATGGAAATTGCCAAGATACTGAACAACAACGTAGTGGTTATCCTCGACGAGCACCAGCGCGAGCAGGTGGTAATGGGAAAGGGGCTGGGGTTTCAAAAGCAGCCGGGCGATAGCCTCGACCGCAGCAAGATAGAAAAGGTTTTTGCCCTGCAAAGCGATGAGCTGGTGGCGCGGTTAAGTGAACTGTTGAACCAGATCCCGCTGGAGGTGATGACCGCCTGCGACAGGATTATTCAACTGGCGCGTGAGCGGCTCGGCAAGCTGCAGGAAAGTCTCTACATTTCGCTCACCGACCACTGCCACTTTGCGATTGAGCGTCAGAAAAAGGGCATGGCCATTCGCAACGTGCTGCTCTGGGAGATCAAGCGCCTTTATCCCAGGGAGTTTTCCCTGGGCGTTGAGGCGCTTGGCATTATCGACCAGCGCCTTGGCGTGCGGCTGGCAGAAGACGAGGCAGGGTTTATTGCGCTGCACCTGGTGACCGCCCAGCTTGCAGGGGAGATGCCGGAGGTCATGGACGTTACTCGCGTGATGCAGGAAATCCTGCATATCGTGAAGTACCAGCTGCAAATTGAGTACCAGGAAGAGAGCCTTAGCTACCAGCGTTTCGTGACGCATTTGAAGTTTTTTGCCCAAAGAATGCTAAATCGTACCACCGTCGCGGATGACGACGAAACGCTGCACGTGGCGGTGAAAGAGAACTATCCGCTGGCGTGGCGCTGTGCGGAAAAACTTCAGCGCCACCTGGCCAAAAGCTATCAGCGTGAGCTGACCAACGAAGAAATAATGTTCCTCGCCATTCATATCGAGCGGGTACGTAAAGAGAGCCAAAAGGCTTAA
- the surE gene encoding 5'/3'-nucleotidase SurE, protein MKKNIIAGLVLTLMAGSAFAAERPMRILLVNDDGCQSVGTTSLQEKLAAKGYDVWMVAPATNQSGIGSAITFKPNKIFDVKKVVDKRYCFPGTPADSLDFGVLGVMKETPPDLVISGVNDGPNTGVAQLNSGTIGAAARAVRYGYPSIAASIGYILSEQEIKAGWPSTHKYWPDSVDYVAGLVDTLAKTWQPGKPVLPAGSGLSINYPPLEKKAVKGVKFVENERNPVPQHYYKLLPDGKAQQIMSEKVLTPVDTDTDTGWLNRGYITWTVFDGEWNAPQFDEQYRKLFSVEAEAK, encoded by the coding sequence ATGAAAAAGAATATTATCGCCGGACTGGTGCTTACGTTAATGGCGGGCTCTGCCTTTGCCGCCGAGCGCCCCATGCGTATTCTGTTAGTCAATGACGATGGCTGCCAGTCGGTGGGGACAACCTCATTGCAGGAGAAACTGGCGGCGAAAGGGTATGACGTCTGGATGGTTGCCCCGGCCACTAATCAAAGCGGTATTGGCTCGGCCATTACCTTCAAGCCGAATAAAATTTTCGACGTCAAAAAGGTCGTTGATAAGCGCTACTGCTTCCCGGGTACGCCGGCGGACTCCCTTGATTTTGGCGTGCTGGGCGTGATGAAAGAGACGCCTCCTGATCTGGTTATCTCCGGCGTTAATGATGGGCCAAACACCGGCGTCGCGCAGCTTAATTCGGGCACTATTGGTGCTGCCGCTCGTGCTGTTCGTTACGGCTACCCGTCTATTGCCGCCAGCATTGGCTATATTCTCAGCGAGCAGGAGATAAAGGCTGGTTGGCCAAGTACCCATAAGTACTGGCCGGATTCCGTCGATTACGTCGCCGGGCTGGTGGATACGCTGGCAAAAACCTGGCAGCCGGGCAAGCCGGTTCTGCCCGCGGGGTCAGGTTTAAGCATCAACTATCCGCCGCTGGAAAAGAAGGCCGTTAAGGGCGTGAAATTTGTTGAGAACGAGCGTAACCCGGTGCCGCAGCACTATTACAAGCTGCTCCCGGACGGCAAAGCTCAGCAAATCATGAGTGAAAAAGTGCTGACGCCGGTGGACACTGACACCGATACCGGCTGGCTGAACCGCGGGTACATCACCTGGACCGTTTTTGACGGAGAGTGGAACGCCCCGCAGTTTGACGAACAGTACCGCAAGCTGTTTTCCGTGGAGGCTGAAGCCAAATAG
- a CDS encoding OprD family outer membrane porin, with protein sequence MADYSHYDGGLLTDSHLDATLKNVWMLNTSDAMADRGIGDQIAWAQALHLDWQSGWLWDHVGVDASWYGVAKLYANDAFYGRDLLRDKNGKAQGFNKLGQLYAKARWGDPQRHLSLWAGWRQLYKFAALNVTRSRAAPSTWEGVSSELAWDAFGAKAAVVNRFSERDEPEKRRFRTLKSNKQIDYIATGELSWVPAKGTKISYIAAESDSYLLRHGLEANALVPLTDDFNLLARSTYYYARGLSEWEGARGFSRSAQHLFALVGYQYGRSESGFGWSHTQARLDNGLGHFYWHFGKNTRGAFNSKADGEGNDYINDGEQMLYLYSQYQILPELLVGVYGNYGFGMEYKGVSLKEWEYGGYFLWNSPQIKGLNVFAGFGPSYSWKLTSAGAPSLASDNSTFRRAKGVGGSVRIEYRFNLL encoded by the coding sequence TTGGCGGATTATTCCCACTATGACGGCGGGCTGCTCACGGACAGCCATCTCGACGCCACGTTAAAAAATGTCTGGATGCTTAACACGTCAGATGCGATGGCAGATCGGGGCATCGGGGACCAGATTGCCTGGGCTCAGGCGCTGCACCTGGACTGGCAAAGCGGCTGGCTGTGGGATCATGTTGGGGTCGATGCTTCGTGGTATGGGGTGGCTAAACTCTATGCTAACGACGCGTTCTACGGCAGGGATTTACTGCGGGATAAAAACGGTAAAGCACAGGGCTTCAATAAGCTCGGGCAACTGTACGCCAAAGCGCGCTGGGGCGATCCACAGCGCCACCTGTCGCTGTGGGCAGGCTGGCGGCAGCTCTATAAATTTGCCGCGCTAAATGTGACCCGCAGCCGCGCCGCGCCGAGTACCTGGGAAGGCGTTAGCTCTGAACTAGCCTGGGATGCCTTTGGCGCAAAGGCCGCCGTCGTTAACCGTTTTTCGGAACGAGATGAGCCGGAAAAGCGCCGTTTTAGAACCCTGAAATCCAACAAGCAAATTGACTATATCGCCACCGGAGAGCTGAGCTGGGTACCCGCTAAGGGCACTAAAATCAGCTATATCGCCGCCGAGAGTGATAGCTATCTTCTGCGTCACGGGCTTGAGGCCAACGCTCTCGTGCCGCTGACGGATGACTTCAACCTGCTGGCAAGGAGCACCTACTATTACGCCCGTGGCCTTAGCGAATGGGAGGGTGCCCGTGGGTTTAGCCGCAGCGCACAACACCTGTTTGCACTTGTCGGCTATCAGTACGGGCGTTCTGAATCCGGGTTCGGCTGGTCGCATACCCAGGCCAGGCTGGATAATGGTTTAGGCCACTTCTATTGGCATTTTGGTAAAAATACGAGAGGTGCCTTTAATAGCAAGGCCGACGGTGAAGGTAATGACTATATCAATGACGGGGAACAGATGCTGTATTTATACAGCCAGTATCAAATTTTGCCTGAGCTATTAGTCGGCGTGTACGGTAATTACGGCTTTGGCATGGAATATAAAGGCGTGAGTTTAAAAGAGTGGGAGTATGGCGGCTATTTTCTCTGGAATAGCCCGCAGATTAAAGGCTTGAATGTATTTGCCGGGTTCGGTCCGAGCTATAGCTGGAAATTAACCTCTGCCGGAGCGCCTTCTCTCGCCAGTGATAATAGTACTTTCCGTCGCGCGAAAGGCGTTGGGGGAAGTGTGCGCATTGAATATCGGTTTAATCTACTTTGA
- the dusC gene encoding tRNA dihydrouridine(16) synthase DusC — translation MRVLLAPMEGVLDSLVRELLTEVNDYDLCITEFLRVVDQLLPAKSFLKLCPELNHASRTPSGTLVRVQLLGQYPQWLAENAARAVELGSWGVDLNCGCPSKLVNGSGGGATLLKDPELIYRGAKAMREAVPAHLPVTVKIRLGWDSGARQFEIADAVEQAGATELVVHGRTKEDGYKAELINWGAIGEIRQRLSIPVIANGEIWDWQSAQDCLTATGCDSVMIGRGALNVPNLSRVIKYNEARMPWADVVTLLQKYSRLEKQGDTGMYHVARIKQWLGYLRKEYVEATELFTVIRTLKTSGDIAHVIGALK, via the coding sequence ATGCGTGTTCTTCTTGCCCCGATGGAAGGCGTTCTCGACTCTTTAGTTCGCGAACTTCTTACCGAGGTTAACGACTACGATCTCTGTATCACCGAATTTCTTCGCGTGGTCGATCAGCTTTTACCGGCTAAATCCTTTCTCAAACTTTGCCCTGAACTTAACCACGCCAGCCGCACGCCGTCTGGAACGTTGGTCCGCGTTCAGCTGTTAGGGCAGTACCCACAGTGGCTGGCTGAGAACGCCGCTCGCGCGGTCGAGCTGGGTTCCTGGGGCGTTGACCTGAACTGCGGTTGCCCGTCTAAGCTGGTCAACGGCAGCGGCGGGGGCGCTACTCTGCTGAAAGATCCTGAACTTATTTATCGTGGGGCGAAAGCCATGCGTGAGGCCGTTCCCGCGCATTTACCGGTCACGGTAAAAATTCGCCTCGGCTGGGACAGCGGCGCGCGGCAGTTTGAAATTGCCGATGCGGTGGAGCAGGCGGGGGCGACGGAGCTGGTGGTTCACGGGCGCACCAAAGAAGATGGCTATAAAGCCGAGCTTATCAACTGGGGTGCTATCGGCGAAATTCGCCAGCGGCTGTCGATTCCGGTCATCGCTAACGGTGAAATCTGGGACTGGCAAAGCGCGCAGGACTGCCTTACGGCGACGGGGTGTGACTCTGTGATGATCGGCCGCGGGGCGTTAAATGTACCGAACCTGAGCCGCGTGATTAAATATAACGAAGCACGTATGCCGTGGGCCGACGTCGTTACGCTTTTGCAAAAATACAGCCGCCTCGAAAAACAGGGCGACACGGGTATGTACCACGTGGCGCGTATTAAGCAGTGGCTTGGCTATTTGCGTAAAGAATACGTAGAGGCAACGGAACTGTTTACGGTTATTCGTACGCTAAAAACGTCCGGAGATATCGCCCACGTGATTGGTGCGTTGAAATAA
- the rhlE gene encoding ATP-dependent RNA helicase RhlE, translating to MSFDSLGLNADILRAVEEQGYREPTPIQRQAIPVVLAGRDLMASAQTGTGKTAGFTLPLLQRLTDSAPHLKGRRPVRALILTPTRELAAQIGENVRDYSKYLNIRSLVVFGGVSINPQMMKLRGGVDVLVATPGRLLDLEHQNAVKLDQIEILVLDEADRMLDMGFIHDIRRVLAKLPARRQNLLFSATFSDDIKGLAEKLLHNPEEVEVARRNTASEQVTQHVHFVDKKRKRELLSQMIGEGDWQQVLVFTRTKHGANHLAEQLQKDGITAAAIHGNKSQGARTRALADFKSGGIRVLVATDIAARGLDIEELPHVVNYELPNVPEDYVHRIGRTGRAAATGEALSLVCVDEHKLLRDIERLLKREIPRMALEGYAVDPSIPAEPIVNGRQQRGGGGGGRGGQGGRGGQSQGQGQRRSGNGGSANASGDRNNGPRRSGKPQGEGAAKPAGENARRRRPPRKPASAQ from the coding sequence ATGTCTTTTGATTCTCTCGGCCTGAATGCCGATATTTTGCGTGCGGTGGAAGAGCAGGGCTATCGTGAGCCTACCCCAATCCAGCGTCAGGCAATTCCGGTAGTGTTAGCAGGCCGTGACCTGATGGCCAGTGCCCAAACCGGTACCGGCAAGACCGCAGGTTTTACCCTGCCGCTGTTACAGCGCCTGACCGACAGCGCGCCTCACCTGAAGGGCCGTCGCCCGGTGCGTGCGCTGATCCTCACCCCTACCCGCGAACTGGCGGCGCAGATTGGTGAGAACGTCCGCGACTACAGCAAATATTTGAATATCCGCTCGCTGGTTGTCTTCGGCGGCGTGAGCATTAACCCGCAGATGATGAAGCTGCGCGGTGGCGTGGATGTGCTGGTAGCGACCCCGGGTCGTCTGCTGGATCTTGAGCATCAGAACGCCGTGAAACTCGACCAAATCGAGATCCTCGTACTGGATGAAGCCGACCGCATGCTGGACATGGGCTTTATCCATGATATCCGCCGCGTGCTGGCTAAGCTGCCTGCGCGTCGCCAGAACCTGCTGTTCTCGGCAACCTTCTCCGACGACATTAAAGGCCTGGCTGAAAAGCTGCTGCATAACCCGGAAGAAGTGGAAGTGGCTCGCCGCAACACGGCTTCTGAGCAGGTCACTCAGCACGTTCACTTTGTGGATAAAAAGCGCAAGCGGGAACTGTTGTCGCAGATGATTGGCGAAGGCGACTGGCAGCAGGTGCTGGTGTTTACCCGCACCAAGCATGGCGCTAACCACCTTGCTGAGCAGCTGCAAAAAGACGGCATTACCGCGGCGGCAATCCACGGTAACAAGAGTCAGGGTGCCCGTACTCGCGCGCTGGCCGACTTCAAAAGCGGCGGCATTCGCGTGCTGGTTGCGACCGATATCGCGGCTCGCGGGCTGGATATCGAAGAGCTGCCGCACGTCGTTAACTACGAGCTGCCGAACGTCCCGGAAGACTACGTGCACCGTATTGGCCGTACCGGTCGTGCGGCGGCCACGGGCGAAGCACTGTCTCTGGTTTGTGTCGATGAGCATAAGCTGTTGCGTGATATTGAGCGTCTACTGAAGCGTGAGATCCCACGCATGGCGCTGGAGGGATACGCGGTTGATCCGTCGATTCCAGCCGAGCCTATCGTGAACGGTCGCCAGCAGCGTGGCGGCGGCGGCGGCGGTCGTGGTGGCCAGGGCGGTCGCGGTGGTCAAAGCCAGGGGCAGGGCCAACGTCGCAGCGGCAACGGCGGTAGCGCTAATGCCTCCGGCGATCGTAACAACGGCCCGCGTCGCAGCGGTAAACCGCAGGGCGAAGGTGCAGCGAAGCCGGCAGGTGAAAACGCCCGTCGTCGTCGTCCACCGCGTAAGCCAGCCTCGGCGCAGTAA